The following proteins are co-located in the Hippoglossus stenolepis isolate QCI-W04-F060 chromosome 23, HSTE1.2, whole genome shotgun sequence genome:
- the LOC118102985 gene encoding complement factor I isoform X2: MRSVGVSLLSLFLLVIKSETGRPIEQSPQIHQFLIPSTPEVPSSPPPTPTAAEKKEDKYLGSPECLIKKLTRASCDLVFCPPWERCVEGQCSCKPPYLCPTDDVTAVCGRDHRTYRSYCQVMAVSCRTKKPVMSYFGDKCGENNLEIRTLIDSETGVVSVSLPDKSKTGVEKHLICRKLWDMATANVACKEHGNPLGAAAADTVSYPSLRTDHPGKEFPSSCVSIRCQGYENSLAECVIYAEMQIHGNRRVATATCYNALQALTEDCGFPCANRKCVLLNQTCDGIDDCGDRSDEMCCKGCRRDGLLCKTGVCLHKDSVHDGHVDCLDGEDESPKTQQVRHSGTVRTNGNSDFISPQDEIKLSRLHLESKLKCGIPNATTVDDEEVSERGRGPRVKRVVGGVPARPTQIQWQVALEEHKKIDCGGAYIGDCWVITAAHCVRPNPRAFNVKFSLWRKSRAQDTTDVVPVEDIHIHPRYNARTYENDIALVKLKKLPYEDKCFMDNPAISAVCVPWSTQLFQSNHTCSISGWGRTQDGRSAQVLLWANVSLIDDCQRFYKDRFKPGMMCAGDLDGSVDSCQGDGGVDSCQGDGGVDSCQGDGGGPLVCEDELGVSYLWGISSWGERCGQPGFPGVYTQVAHYFEWIRSNTGWPTVTRFNS; the protein is encoded by the exons ATGAGATCAGTCGgagtttctcttctctccctgtttcttcTCGTCATTAAATCTGAAACT GGGAGGCCAATAGAGCAGAGCCCACAGATACATCAGTTCTTAATCCCATCGACCCCTGAGGTCCCCAGCTCCCCCCCGCCGACCCCGACAGCTGctgagaaaaaagaagacaagTACCTGGGTTCACCTGAGTGTCTGATCAAGAA gTTGACTCGTGCATCATGTGACCTGGTGTTCTGTCCTCCGTGGGAGCGTTGCGTCGAAGGACAGTGCTCCTGTAAACCTCCGTATCTGTGTCCCACTGACGACGTGACAGCGGTTTGTGGTCGAGACCACAGGACGTACCGCTCCTACTGCCAG GTGATGGCGGTCTCTTGTCGGACTAAGAAACCTGTCATGTCTTACTTTGGTGACAAATGTGGAG AGAATAATCTGGAGATCAGGACTTTGATAGATTCTGAGACCGGAGTCGTCAGCGTCTCGCTTCCTGACAAGAGCAAAACAGGTGTTGAGAAGCACCTGATCTGTCGTAAGCTGTGGGACATGGCGACAGCTAACGTGGCCTGCAAAGAACATGGGAATCCACT GGGCGCGGCGGCCGCTGACACCGTCTCTTACCCCTCCCTGAGGACTGACCATCCAGGCAAAGAGTTCCCTAGCAGCTGTGTCAGCATCCGTTGCCAAGGTTACGAGAATTCCCTGGCCGAGTGTGTCATCTACGCCGAGATGCAGATCCACGGCAACAGGAGGGTCGCCACGGCAACGTGTTATAACGCGTTACAGGCCCTGAcag AAGACTGCGGCTTCCCgtgtgcaaacaggaagtgtgtgctTTTGAACCAGACATGTGATGGAATCGATGACTGTGGCGACCGCAGTgatgaaatgtgctgcaaag GTTGCAGGAGAGATGGTTTGCTGTGTAAGACGGGTGTGTGTCTTCATAAAGATTCTGTCCATGACGGACACGTCGACTGTCTGGACGGTGAAGACGAATCCCCCA AAACGCAACAAGTCAGACACTCAGGTACAGTGAGGACGAATGGGAACTCAG atTTCATCTCTCCTCAAGATG AGATCAAATTAAGCCGATTGCACCTGGAGTCAAAGTTAAAGTGTGGGATTCCCAATGCGACCACGGTGGACGACGAGGAGGTGTCGGAGCGAGGGCGGGGCCCCCGCGTCAAGAGAGTGGTGGGAGGAGTCCCGGCAAGACCG acTCAGATCCAGTGGCAGGTCGCTCTGGAGGAGCACAAAAAGATCGACTGTGGTGGAGCGTATATCGGGGACTGCTGGGTaatcactgctgctcactgcgTCAG ACCCAACCCGCGTGCGTTCAACGTCAAGTTTTCTCTCTGGAGGAAATCGAGAGCTCAGGACACGACGGACGTTGTTCCTGTTGAAGATATTCACATCCACCCCAG GTACAACGCCAGAACGTACGAGAACGACATTGCTCTGGTGAAGCTGAAGAAGCTTCCATACGAGGACAAATGTTTCATGGACAATCCGGCCATCAGCGCTGTCTGCGTTCCCTGGTCCACGCAACTTTTCCAGTCCAACCACACCTGCAGCATCTCGGGATGGGGACGAACCCAAG ATGGTCGATCAGCTCAGGTGCTGCTCTGGGCCAACGTGTCGCTCATCGACGACTGTCAGAGATTCTACAAAGATCGATTCAAACCAGGAATGATGTGTGCAG gtgaccTGGACGGCAGCGTGGACTCCTGTCAGGGCGATGGCGGCGTGGACTCCTGTCAGGGCGATGGCGGCGTGGACTCCTGTCAGGGCGATGGCGGCGGTCCTCTGGTTTGTGAAGATGAACTGGGCGTTTCTTACCTGTGGGGCATCAGCAGCTGGGGGGAGAGGTGTGGTCAGCCTGGATTCCCTGGAGTTTATACACAA GTCGCTCATTACTTTGAATGGATCAGAAGTAACACAGGTTGGCCGACAGTCACCAGGTTTAACTCctga
- the LOC118102985 gene encoding complement factor I isoform X3, whose translation MRSVGVSLLSLFLLVIKSETGRPIEQSPQIHQFLIPSTPEVPSSPPPTPTAAEKKEDKYLGSPECLIKKLTRASCDLVFCPPWERCVEGQCSCKPPYLCPTDDVTAVCGRDHRTYRSYCQVMAVSCRTKKPVMSYFGDKCGENNLEIRTLIDSETGVVSVSLPDKSKTGVEKHLICRKLWDMATANVACKEHGNPLGAAAADTVSYPSLRTDHPGKEFPSSCVSIRCQGYENSLAECVIYAEMQIHGNRRVATATCYNALQALTDCGFPCANRKCVLLNQTCDGIDDCGDRSDEMCCKGCRRDGLLCKTGVCLHKDSVHDGHVDCLDGEDESPKTQQVRHSGTVRTNGNSGTVRTNGNSGTVRTNGNSGTVRTNGNSGTVRTNGNSDFISPQDEIKLSRLHLESKLKCGIPNATTVDDEEVSERGRGPRVKRVVGGVPARPTQIQWQVALEEHKKIDCGGAYIGDCWVITAAHCVRPNPRAFNVKFSLWRKSRAQDTTDVVPVEDIHIHPRYNARTYENDIALVKLKKLPYEDKCFMDNPAISAVCVPWSTQLFQSNHTCSISGWGRTQDGRSAQVLLWANVSLIDDCQRFYKDRFKPGMMCAGDLDGSVDSCQGDGGVDSCQGDGGVDSCQGDGGGPLVCEDELGVSYLWGISSWGERCGQPGFPGVYTQVAHYFEWIRSNTGWPTVTRFNS comes from the exons ATGAGATCAGTCGgagtttctcttctctccctgtttcttcTCGTCATTAAATCTGAAACT GGGAGGCCAATAGAGCAGAGCCCACAGATACATCAGTTCTTAATCCCATCGACCCCTGAGGTCCCCAGCTCCCCCCCGCCGACCCCGACAGCTGctgagaaaaaagaagacaagTACCTGGGTTCACCTGAGTGTCTGATCAAGAA gTTGACTCGTGCATCATGTGACCTGGTGTTCTGTCCTCCGTGGGAGCGTTGCGTCGAAGGACAGTGCTCCTGTAAACCTCCGTATCTGTGTCCCACTGACGACGTGACAGCGGTTTGTGGTCGAGACCACAGGACGTACCGCTCCTACTGCCAG GTGATGGCGGTCTCTTGTCGGACTAAGAAACCTGTCATGTCTTACTTTGGTGACAAATGTGGAG AGAATAATCTGGAGATCAGGACTTTGATAGATTCTGAGACCGGAGTCGTCAGCGTCTCGCTTCCTGACAAGAGCAAAACAGGTGTTGAGAAGCACCTGATCTGTCGTAAGCTGTGGGACATGGCGACAGCTAACGTGGCCTGCAAAGAACATGGGAATCCACT GGGCGCGGCGGCCGCTGACACCGTCTCTTACCCCTCCCTGAGGACTGACCATCCAGGCAAAGAGTTCCCTAGCAGCTGTGTCAGCATCCGTTGCCAAGGTTACGAGAATTCCCTGGCCGAGTGTGTCATCTACGCCGAGATGCAGATCCACGGCAACAGGAGGGTCGCCACGGCAACGTGTTATAACGCGTTACAGGCCCTGAcag ACTGCGGCTTCCCgtgtgcaaacaggaagtgtgtgctTTTGAACCAGACATGTGATGGAATCGATGACTGTGGCGACCGCAGTgatgaaatgtgctgcaaag GTTGCAGGAGAGATGGTTTGCTGTGTAAGACGGGTGTGTGTCTTCATAAAGATTCTGTCCATGACGGACACGTCGACTGTCTGGACGGTGAAGACGAATCCCCCA AAACGCAACAAGTCAGACACTCAGGTACAGTGAGGACGAATGGGAACTCAGGTACAGTGAGGACGAATGGGAACTCAGGTACAGTGAGGACGAATGGGAACTCAGGTACAGTGAGGACGAATGGGAACTCAGGTACAGTGAGGACGAATGGGAAC tcagatTTCATCTCTCCTCAAGATG AGATCAAATTAAGCCGATTGCACCTGGAGTCAAAGTTAAAGTGTGGGATTCCCAATGCGACCACGGTGGACGACGAGGAGGTGTCGGAGCGAGGGCGGGGCCCCCGCGTCAAGAGAGTGGTGGGAGGAGTCCCGGCAAGACCG acTCAGATCCAGTGGCAGGTCGCTCTGGAGGAGCACAAAAAGATCGACTGTGGTGGAGCGTATATCGGGGACTGCTGGGTaatcactgctgctcactgcgTCAG ACCCAACCCGCGTGCGTTCAACGTCAAGTTTTCTCTCTGGAGGAAATCGAGAGCTCAGGACACGACGGACGTTGTTCCTGTTGAAGATATTCACATCCACCCCAG GTACAACGCCAGAACGTACGAGAACGACATTGCTCTGGTGAAGCTGAAGAAGCTTCCATACGAGGACAAATGTTTCATGGACAATCCGGCCATCAGCGCTGTCTGCGTTCCCTGGTCCACGCAACTTTTCCAGTCCAACCACACCTGCAGCATCTCGGGATGGGGACGAACCCAAG ATGGTCGATCAGCTCAGGTGCTGCTCTGGGCCAACGTGTCGCTCATCGACGACTGTCAGAGATTCTACAAAGATCGATTCAAACCAGGAATGATGTGTGCAG gtgaccTGGACGGCAGCGTGGACTCCTGTCAGGGCGATGGCGGCGTGGACTCCTGTCAGGGCGATGGCGGCGTGGACTCCTGTCAGGGCGATGGCGGCGGTCCTCTGGTTTGTGAAGATGAACTGGGCGTTTCTTACCTGTGGGGCATCAGCAGCTGGGGGGAGAGGTGTGGTCAGCCTGGATTCCCTGGAGTTTATACACAA GTCGCTCATTACTTTGAATGGATCAGAAGTAACACAGGTTGGCCGACAGTCACCAGGTTTAACTCctga
- the LOC118102985 gene encoding complement factor I isoform X1: MRSVGVSLLSLFLLVIKSETGRPIEQSPQIHQFLIPSTPEVPSSPPPTPTAAEKKEDKYLGSPECLIKKLTRASCDLVFCPPWERCVEGQCSCKPPYLCPTDDVTAVCGRDHRTYRSYCQVMAVSCRTKKPVMSYFGDKCGENNLEIRTLIDSETGVVSVSLPDKSKTGVEKHLICRKLWDMATANVACKEHGNPLGAAAADTVSYPSLRTDHPGKEFPSSCVSIRCQGYENSLAECVIYAEMQIHGNRRVATATCYNALQALTEDCGFPCANRKCVLLNQTCDGIDDCGDRSDEMCCKGCRRDGLLCKTGVCLHKDSVHDGHVDCLDGEDESPKTQQVRHSGTVRTNGNSGTVRTNGNSGTVRTNGNSGTVRTNGNSGTVRTNGNSDFISPQDEIKLSRLHLESKLKCGIPNATTVDDEEVSERGRGPRVKRVVGGVPARPTQIQWQVALEEHKKIDCGGAYIGDCWVITAAHCVRPNPRAFNVKFSLWRKSRAQDTTDVVPVEDIHIHPRYNARTYENDIALVKLKKLPYEDKCFMDNPAISAVCVPWSTQLFQSNHTCSISGWGRTQDGRSAQVLLWANVSLIDDCQRFYKDRFKPGMMCAGDLDGSVDSCQGDGGVDSCQGDGGVDSCQGDGGGPLVCEDELGVSYLWGISSWGERCGQPGFPGVYTQVAHYFEWIRSNTGWPTVTRFNS, encoded by the exons ATGAGATCAGTCGgagtttctcttctctccctgtttcttcTCGTCATTAAATCTGAAACT GGGAGGCCAATAGAGCAGAGCCCACAGATACATCAGTTCTTAATCCCATCGACCCCTGAGGTCCCCAGCTCCCCCCCGCCGACCCCGACAGCTGctgagaaaaaagaagacaagTACCTGGGTTCACCTGAGTGTCTGATCAAGAA gTTGACTCGTGCATCATGTGACCTGGTGTTCTGTCCTCCGTGGGAGCGTTGCGTCGAAGGACAGTGCTCCTGTAAACCTCCGTATCTGTGTCCCACTGACGACGTGACAGCGGTTTGTGGTCGAGACCACAGGACGTACCGCTCCTACTGCCAG GTGATGGCGGTCTCTTGTCGGACTAAGAAACCTGTCATGTCTTACTTTGGTGACAAATGTGGAG AGAATAATCTGGAGATCAGGACTTTGATAGATTCTGAGACCGGAGTCGTCAGCGTCTCGCTTCCTGACAAGAGCAAAACAGGTGTTGAGAAGCACCTGATCTGTCGTAAGCTGTGGGACATGGCGACAGCTAACGTGGCCTGCAAAGAACATGGGAATCCACT GGGCGCGGCGGCCGCTGACACCGTCTCTTACCCCTCCCTGAGGACTGACCATCCAGGCAAAGAGTTCCCTAGCAGCTGTGTCAGCATCCGTTGCCAAGGTTACGAGAATTCCCTGGCCGAGTGTGTCATCTACGCCGAGATGCAGATCCACGGCAACAGGAGGGTCGCCACGGCAACGTGTTATAACGCGTTACAGGCCCTGAcag AAGACTGCGGCTTCCCgtgtgcaaacaggaagtgtgtgctTTTGAACCAGACATGTGATGGAATCGATGACTGTGGCGACCGCAGTgatgaaatgtgctgcaaag GTTGCAGGAGAGATGGTTTGCTGTGTAAGACGGGTGTGTGTCTTCATAAAGATTCTGTCCATGACGGACACGTCGACTGTCTGGACGGTGAAGACGAATCCCCCA AAACGCAACAAGTCAGACACTCAGGTACAGTGAGGACGAATGGGAACTCAGGTACAGTGAGGACGAATGGGAACTCAGGTACAGTGAGGACGAATGGGAACTCAGGTACAGTGAGGACGAATGGGAACTCAGGTACAGTGAGGACGAATGGGAAC tcagatTTCATCTCTCCTCAAGATG AGATCAAATTAAGCCGATTGCACCTGGAGTCAAAGTTAAAGTGTGGGATTCCCAATGCGACCACGGTGGACGACGAGGAGGTGTCGGAGCGAGGGCGGGGCCCCCGCGTCAAGAGAGTGGTGGGAGGAGTCCCGGCAAGACCG acTCAGATCCAGTGGCAGGTCGCTCTGGAGGAGCACAAAAAGATCGACTGTGGTGGAGCGTATATCGGGGACTGCTGGGTaatcactgctgctcactgcgTCAG ACCCAACCCGCGTGCGTTCAACGTCAAGTTTTCTCTCTGGAGGAAATCGAGAGCTCAGGACACGACGGACGTTGTTCCTGTTGAAGATATTCACATCCACCCCAG GTACAACGCCAGAACGTACGAGAACGACATTGCTCTGGTGAAGCTGAAGAAGCTTCCATACGAGGACAAATGTTTCATGGACAATCCGGCCATCAGCGCTGTCTGCGTTCCCTGGTCCACGCAACTTTTCCAGTCCAACCACACCTGCAGCATCTCGGGATGGGGACGAACCCAAG ATGGTCGATCAGCTCAGGTGCTGCTCTGGGCCAACGTGTCGCTCATCGACGACTGTCAGAGATTCTACAAAGATCGATTCAAACCAGGAATGATGTGTGCAG gtgaccTGGACGGCAGCGTGGACTCCTGTCAGGGCGATGGCGGCGTGGACTCCTGTCAGGGCGATGGCGGCGTGGACTCCTGTCAGGGCGATGGCGGCGGTCCTCTGGTTTGTGAAGATGAACTGGGCGTTTCTTACCTGTGGGGCATCAGCAGCTGGGGGGAGAGGTGTGGTCAGCCTGGATTCCCTGGAGTTTATACACAA GTCGCTCATTACTTTGAATGGATCAGAAGTAACACAGGTTGGCCGACAGTCACCAGGTTTAACTCctga
- the LOC118102902 gene encoding tetratricopeptide repeat protein 39B — protein sequence MAHVGNGASGEEEDCFEDAYDRIPAACHMDLQTAIQETQCALNLVLNNKFSEALDLLKPWWKKSMYHALGYSSILVMQATMTFEHRDIQTAMGTIKEALQTCQRFRKKNSVVGSLSSLISKQSNLQEEEMHAEICYAECLLQKATLTFVQDENMISFIKGGIKIRTSYQIYKDCQNMLNVNQDLAAQSDSFRQFEGGVKLGIGSFNLMLSLLPQRILRLLEFIGFSGNRGFGLSQLREGASGHSLRAILSALTLLFYHTYVSLILGTGEGNLVEAEALLEPYKHKYPKGSIILFYSARISTLRGNFEKARARYEECISSQQEWKQIHHLCYWELMWTHSYQQEWQQAYHYADLLCKESRWSKAIYVYQKAAILSMMSEEEVKKTGEDVVELFSQVEGLKQRLAGKSIPTEKFAVRKSRRYKAAHLVPLVIPALEMMYVWNGFTIVGKRPDSTEALLVTIEAAEEQLLNNPNPSEFHPDDSCLVQMLKGLCLKHLGRLLQAELCFTQVLSSESRIRYDHYLVPFTLYELGLLYKQQGDFTKATSYIENAKMNYKDYSMESRLHFRIHAALSSLKGSPVGTP from the exons ATGGCCCACGTAGGCAACGGAGcgagcggagaggaggag gaCTGTTTTGAAGATGCCTACGACCGGATACCTGC cgCGTGTCACATGGACCTGCAGACAGCCATCCAGGAGACTCAGTGTGCTCTCAACCTGGTGCTCAACAACAAGTTCTCTGAGGCCTTGGACCTCCTCAAACCATG gTGGAAGAAAAGTATGTACCATGCGTTGGGATACAGCAGCATCCTGGTGATGCAGGCGACCATGACGTTTGAGCACAGAGACATCCAGACCGCCATGGGAACCATCAAGGAGGCGTTACAGACCTGTCAGAG GTTCAGGAAGAAGAACTCAGTGGTTGGATCTCTGTCCAGTCTGATCAGCAAACAGTCCAACCTGCAAGAAG aggagATGCACGCGGAGATCTGCTACGCCGAGTGTCTCCTGCAGAAAGCCACGCTGACGTTTGTCCAG GATGAAAACATGATCAGTTTTATCAAAGGAGGCATCAAGATCCGAACCAGCTACCAAATCTACAA AGACTGTCAGAACATGCTGAATGTCAATCAGGACCTGGCCGCCCAGTCTGATTCGTTCAGACAGTTTGAGGGCGGAGTCAAGCTCGGCATCGGGTCCTTCAACCTG ATGTTGTCTCTCCTTCCTCAGAGGATTTTGAGGTTGCTGGAGTTTATTGGATTCTCAGGAAACAGG GGCTTTGGTTTGTCTCAGTTGAGAGAGGGTGCCTCGGGTCACAGTCTGCGGGCGATCCTCTCCGCTCTGACTCTGCTGTTCTACCACACATACGTTTCTCTAATACTTG GAACCGGGGAGGGGAACCTGGTGGAGGCTGAAGCTCTGTTGGAGCCGTACAAACACAAATACCCCAAA GGATCCATTATCCTCTTCTACTCTGCGCGCATCTCCACACTGCGAGGGAACTTCGAGAAG gccCGGGCCAGATACGAGGAGTGTATCAGCAGCCAGCAGGAGTGGAAGCAGATCCACCATCTTTGTTACTGGGAGCTGATGTGGACCCACTCGTACCAGCAGGAGTGGCAGCAGGCGTACCACTACGCTGACCTGCTGTGCAAGGAGAGCCGCTGGTCCAAG GCCATCTATGTGTACCAGAAGGCCGCCATCCTCAGTAtgatgtcagaggaggaagtgaagaagacGGGGGAGGACGTTGTGGAGCTCTTCAG tcAGGTAGAGGGGCTGAAACAGCGCCTGGCAGGGAAATCGATCCCAACTGAGAAATTTGCCGTGAGGAAGTCCAGACGCTACAAAGCTGCTCACCTCGTGCCTCTGGTCATCCCGGCTCTG GAGATGATGTACGTTTGGAACGGTTTCACCATCGTGGGAAAAAGACCCGACAGCACTGAGGCTCTACTGGTGACCATCGAGGCGGCGGAGGAGCAGCTACTCAACAACCCCA ACCCATCAGAGTTTCATCCAGACGACAGCTGCCTGGTCCAGATGTTGAAGGGGCTCTGTCTGAAACATCTGGGCAGGTTACTGCAGGCTGAGCTCTGCTTCACACAGGTCCTGTCCAG tgagagTCGCATCAGATATGACCACTACCTGGTTCCCTTCACTCTCTATGAGTTGGGTCTGTTGTATAAACAACAAGGAGATTTCACCAAGGCTACGTCGTACATTGAAAATGCCAA GATGAACTACAAGGACTACTCCATGGAGTCCAGACTGCACTTTAGGATCCACGCGGCCCTCAGCAGCCTCAAAGGATCACCAGTCGGCACCCCATAA